In Lutra lutra chromosome 6, mLutLut1.2, whole genome shotgun sequence, the following are encoded in one genomic region:
- the LOC125101705 gene encoding HLA class II histocompatibility antigen, DQ beta 1 chain-like isoform X1, which yields MPGKMALWISRGLWTSAVMMNLVVLSVPVAEGRDSPQDFVFQFKGECYFTNGTERVRGVTRYIYNREEYARFDSDVGEYLAVTELGRPDAEYWNSQKDIVEQTQAEVDTVCRHNYKFEERTTLQRQVEPAVTISPSWTEVLNHHNMLLCSVTDFYPGQIKVRWFKNDQEEKAGVVSTPLIRNGDWTFQILVMLEMTPQRGDVYTCHVEHPSLQSPITVEWRAQSESAQSKTLSGIGGFVLGLIFLGLGLIIRHRSQKGPRGSPPTGISSALIQWGCGHQ from the exons ATGCCTGGGAAGATGGCCCTGTGGATCTCCAGAGGCCTCTGGACATCAGCTGTGATGATGAACTTGGTGGTGCTGAGTGTACCAGTGGCTGAGGGCAGAGACTCTCCAC AGGATTTCGTGTTCCAGTTTAAGGGCGAGTGCTACTTCACCAACGGGACGGAGCGGGTGCGAGGCGTGACCAGATACATCTATAACCGGGAGGAGTATGCGCGCTTCGACAGCGACGTGGGGGAGTACCTGGCGGTGACCGAGCTGGGGCGGCCGGACGCTGAGTACTGGAACAGCCAGAAGGACATCGTGGAGCAGACGCAGGCCGAGGTGGACACGGTGTGCAGACACAACTATAAGTTTGAGGAGAGGACGACCTTGCAGCGGCAAG TGGAACCTGCAGTGACCATCTCCCCATCCTGGACGGAGGTTCTGAACCACCACAACATGCTGCTCTGCTCAGTGACAGATTTCTACCCAGGCCAGATCAAAGTTCGGTGGTTTAAGAATGACCAGGAGGAGAAAGCTGGTGTGGTGTCCACTCCACTTATTAGGAATGGGGACTGGACCTTCCAGATCCTTGTGATGCTGGAAATGACTCCCCAGCGAGGAGATGTCTACACCTGCCATGTGGAGCACCCTAGCCTCCAAAGCCCCATCACAGTGGAGTGGC GAGCACAGTCGGAATCTGCCCAGAGCAAGACGCTGAGTGGCATCGGAGGCTTTGTGCTGGGGCTGATCTTCCTCGGTCTGGGCCTTATCATCCGTCACAGGAGCCAGAAAG GACCTCGTGGGTCTCCGCCAACAGGTATTAGTTCTGCTCTGATTCAGTGGGGGTGTGGGCACCAGTGA
- the LOC125101705 gene encoding HLA class II histocompatibility antigen, DQ beta 1 chain-like isoform X2 — MPGKMALWISRGLWTSAVMMNLVVLSVPVAEGRDSPQDFVFQFKGECYFTNGTERVRGVTRYIYNREEYARFDSDVGEYLAVTELGRPDAEYWNSQKDIVEQTQAEVDTVCRHNYKFEERTTLQRQVEPAVTISPSWTEVLNHHNMLLCSVTDFYPGQIKVRWFKNDQEEKAGVVSTPLIRNGDWTFQILVMLEMTPQRGDVYTCHVEHPSLQSPITVEWRAQSESAQSKTLSGIGGFVLGLIFLGLGLIIRHRSQKGPRGSPPTGLLH, encoded by the exons ATGCCTGGGAAGATGGCCCTGTGGATCTCCAGAGGCCTCTGGACATCAGCTGTGATGATGAACTTGGTGGTGCTGAGTGTACCAGTGGCTGAGGGCAGAGACTCTCCAC AGGATTTCGTGTTCCAGTTTAAGGGCGAGTGCTACTTCACCAACGGGACGGAGCGGGTGCGAGGCGTGACCAGATACATCTATAACCGGGAGGAGTATGCGCGCTTCGACAGCGACGTGGGGGAGTACCTGGCGGTGACCGAGCTGGGGCGGCCGGACGCTGAGTACTGGAACAGCCAGAAGGACATCGTGGAGCAGACGCAGGCCGAGGTGGACACGGTGTGCAGACACAACTATAAGTTTGAGGAGAGGACGACCTTGCAGCGGCAAG TGGAACCTGCAGTGACCATCTCCCCATCCTGGACGGAGGTTCTGAACCACCACAACATGCTGCTCTGCTCAGTGACAGATTTCTACCCAGGCCAGATCAAAGTTCGGTGGTTTAAGAATGACCAGGAGGAGAAAGCTGGTGTGGTGTCCACTCCACTTATTAGGAATGGGGACTGGACCTTCCAGATCCTTGTGATGCTGGAAATGACTCCCCAGCGAGGAGATGTCTACACCTGCCATGTGGAGCACCCTAGCCTCCAAAGCCCCATCACAGTGGAGTGGC GAGCACAGTCGGAATCTGCCCAGAGCAAGACGCTGAGTGGCATCGGAGGCTTTGTGCTGGGGCTGATCTTCCTCGGTCTGGGCCTTATCATCCGTCACAGGAGCCAGAAAG GACCTCGTGGGTCTCCGCCAACAG GGCTCCTGCACTGA